In the genome of Juglans microcarpa x Juglans regia isolate MS1-56 chromosome 6S, Jm3101_v1.0, whole genome shotgun sequence, the window AAATCAAACGTtctatatctatttttattatctttaaaatcttaattttaatgctattttcttcagtttaatttagataatctattcttcaaattttagttttccaaatagtaattaatttagtaaatttcagtactcaatagcataattaatctATGTGGGTTTgacatccattttctttaaaacactttactacttgttacgattctgtgcacttgctaATATTTTCAGCACAATAATGATAACGTATAGCATCATGTGTCCATGTCTCATGCATTTGAGtctatgttttcaaaaaaaaaaaaaaaaggtcaaaatatgttttagcatgaccccaaatgctaggatggggaaAATGCCCTAGTGGAACTCCCTATCCACTCTGAATGGTTTAAAGTCGAGTGGAGACCCCTGGGCTGACAAAGTACAGTCGACGGGCCTAGAATGGGGAGCGaggttgcacctaaagctagtgggtgtcATACGGTGAAGGTGAAGTAAGCGAATTGTCGTAAAGGAATATGTTTAAGTTATGATGTAGTCACCTCGATCAAGTGGATCATTGGTTGATACGGTAACTAGCGAGAAACACCCGGTGCTTAGGGGAGCCATGATGTATCCAACGATTGAATTATGAAATGAACAATGCATTTGAGCtccatgttatgatatgatatgacataccatgatatgttatgacatgccatgatatattatgatatgacATGAAATATCACAAAAGAATGTGATATGATCacaatatgatatgttatgaaatgaaaaaatggcatgatatgttatgaaattataagaatggcatgatatgttatgacaaGATCAAGAACCCgagctcaaatgatatgaacatgtgttaagaagtctaaaagatgaaaatatgttttatgaaaaagtctATAATGCATATGTTAAAGTTTTACGTCaaagttcatgtccatgcattcatttgtgGTTTACTTGTATATGCTTGTGATATCTACTGTATGTTGACTGTTTACTTGCtaggatttttcaaaatcccaCTGTGATAGTTTCCATTACCATTCCCCTGCccaaaatggtagaagttgttacaggtTTAGAAGACTACGACGAAACGCAAGAGGATGGTACCCCTGAACATcgaggacgtgcccaagaccaATGAGAGCTCGATGGAGCCCTCTTTATTGGATTGGATGGAGAACTTTGACTGGCTCATTGTCGAGGCCTTGCAACTCattgaagagatgaagaagctAAAGAATCGATGCAAGGACCAgttttttgagaaaagaaagaagtcgGACTAAAGAcgtattttgggaaaaaggggacCATGGAAATAGCTATAGAAAAGACATGACTTATGGGTTTtgtgaaaatagttttttatggTCCTATGTTTTGGGAGTCTTTTGAAAACAATTACCTATTTTGGAGTACTTCAATGAAATTTCAACTTTTAGGATGCTTACATTCTGTACCATGATTATTATATTACCACCGTCCCTATGtagttaaaagaatttttttgctGCGAATTACTACATACTGCTAGATTTATAGGTGCATTGTATCTTATTTATCATATACAAGAGGTGTGTAGATTATGAATCCCAAGCGGGGCTGGGGGCGTCACAGTTTAACTACTGCCCTTAAATCTCCATAGTTGTGGATTATGAATGCTGTGACTTGAAAAGATGAGGGCAGTTTTGGTTTTCATATTTGGGCATGGATTGATTGGCATATATCATTATTGGTAAATTATGTGGTACGTCTTTTCTGTTTTGCCATTGCTTTACATGCACAATTGGTTGGCTGTATTATTGGTTTGTTAGAGAACCCAGATCGCAAAGCCTTAGCTGAGAGCTCTTATACCAATCTTGAGGACGACAATGGCCTGCCATCATTTCAGTTTAATATTTCTTCATGGGATTAATTTTCCTGTATGGGATTCATTTTCAGCGACCAAATGGATTTGCTGATCAAGgtgaaaataattgtgaaagGAATGAGGAGAGAAACAAAAGCGGTAGAAAATGAGGATGGCCCTCACGCCCCAGAGAAAACATTGTTTGCTGTCAAATAGTAGTGAGTTTCAAGTGAAAAACTACTCAATATTCATGGTGAAAGGAAAGAAGGGGGGAACTTTTAGTGCAATCATACAATGAAACTATCAGTGAGTCAAGTTCAAAGAATATATTTACACCAATCCATTGGTTCAACATGTCCTACAACAATTGAAAAACAGATTTTGAGCTTTTACCACATCTattattttgttggtttaatTTATTAGCTCATTTAATAGATAATGGCaaggttgtgttttttttaactatCATTACTAAAATAGAAATCCACGGTTTAGCCGAAATAGAACATTAGTCTCAGAATCATATAATGTTTCAAAATTTGGCTGAACTAAAGTTAAAGTTTCTTCCCTGATTACTCTAGCAACAATGAACACCACAACAAACAACAATTTCTCTAATCAGTTGAAGTATGCCATAATGTGAATATTAAGAGgtaaaaatacttgaaaaagcTTATTCACTTGTAGTCCAGCAAGGTTTGCCATTATAAATGATAAAGGTCGTTTGAGGAAAAGTGTGATACCTTATATGATAAAGCTAAGGATAGGTGGTGAATGGGATCCCACGTTGCTTGAAAAGGAAAAGTTCTTAGTTTctataaggttctaatgaggctcaaattgtatcattgattaatcCTTTTAGAAACTAAGCCATGTGTTTTGTGCCTTCCATTGGTgtgttacaaatagtatcagagctAGGTTTTCTATAACACCCCGTTttccaaaaagacattttagaattttcgaggagccattgtgctactactaaacttgaacttataACTTTTCCTTTTAACAACGCGCCTAATGCAAaagtttccataaataaaacaaactttaataaatacataaaatctaaaatagagtCTACGaaaacacttatttaaaaaaaaaatgaaagtctcatgtgcttatcaaaataatttatttaaaccttaaaccataaaactaatcatagcataatttgtCTAGGCCTCTACCTTGCCTCCCGGGGATAagtcctgtcctgcagtctcatcctcataaatgtcattacctggggtggtttaaaaacataaaaatatacaaaaatgagtcaaatactcaataagtaacacatcatacagtaaacataataagcataaggtttcttgaaaagcAAAATGcattctcataaatacatacgtaaataacatgaacatgaacatgaatttatctttcacttatcataggttGTTACCCACTATTGACCCCTATGAGTTAGGGTTAgtgaatctaagtagattccgatTCTACCTGTGGctgcgggttgtggaatccgtACATATGGAAGACAAAATGgatgcactaccagcatgcacgacctagCAATGCAATAtacccataacataggtaccattttcatatcaaaacatagTCGTTACATATCTTAATGATAAttatacttcatcataatcatatttgcatacttgtcacatcatagatttcaaaataaatcacatatatatttgtcatatcatatcatagatttcaaaagaaatcacattttttcataaatgttgTGATatatgtttcctcacataaaattatgattttttataaatataaaacttcacataaaatcatgcatggctttcataaattattttaatgcataactcttgcataaaatcatgacttttcataaatcttttgatgtATAGctcctttcataaaattatgaattttcataaataacttaatgcataatacttcacataaaatcatagattttcgTATTTTTTCATGTCTTGGGTACGTAAAAATAAAgggcttccaatgaagggcatacatgtaaaatatttttataaaagacgtGTCGTTTACTGTACAtatgtgtaagggtatgatcacgctacttaccttgtagtgttGATCCAATATTTTCGGAGCGTGACTGATAACCTATAAAATACACATAACTTgcgtaaatttctaattaaacatgtgattttatttcaaatctaaactactaaaataacctatatttCCTAAACATAAAGTCatcaaaaactctaaaatatcgcCATTCTCCAATTATTTTACCTTTCgcataatttcacaatttatctGATGATTAACCTTAAAATACTTAAGTATCTTATTTATCCCGATTTCTGCCATCAACATGTAacttagaaataataataaaaaacttctTGTCGTCCAACATCTCTTttctcttggtttttttttttttttttttaggaaccCATAGGCCCTTCTATCAACACTAACTGAGCAGAGATACTCTTGTAATTTACCATAACACACTTCCTActattagtgataaaatcttaCGGAATGGCCTTACTCGAGAGGTAGTGGCAGTGGCTTACCATGATCAACAACTAGAGGCGTCTCGTGGCTAGGCACGGTGGCAACTCCGGTGAGTGGGCGACTTTGCTACTGAGAGTGAGAAagagttatgagagagagagtgagagagagagattacgggAGAAACTACATGCCGTGAGTGATAGAGGGATAATAGAGAGTGAGAATCACGGTGTGAGGGAGATGGATTTATGTGTGGTTCGGGGCGTAGAGTAACCGAGCTACAGCCGTGTGGTGTGGACGTTTCTGGCAAGGAGCGACAGCTACCAAGGTGGAGACTTAGCTCTACGGTGGGCTCCGAAATTGCTCTGTTTTAATGGAGCAAAACAGAGGTCCTTTGGTTTTGGTGAGGCTGCATTTTCTGTGTTGTTTTTCGACTTGAGTTTGCGGCTGGCTTTGATGGTGAGGTCTGGGTGGTTGGTTGGGAGTCACGGTGGGGCAACTAGAGGATCCTATGGTGGTGAGacacagggagagagagagttttctaTCAAGCCGAAACAATCAGATAGAGAGGAGTGGCAGACGATCATGGGCTTACCAGAATAGTATGAGGCAGAGGGAGGTGCCTGGTCGGCGGGTTTTGTGGCTACAGTGAGGTGATCCAACTCTTCTAGTGGTCGAGGGAGGATTGAGTAGAAAACATGGCTGTTTTTGGTATTCATGATGGAGGAAAAGTGACATGATGGTCTCGGGACGAGAGGTGGTGATTTCAGTTCTGAAAACCCTAGGATGTATGAAAGGCAGtatgtgcaaggttgtgcatgaagtgtataaatagacACAGTGACGTGCATGTGTGACTAACGGAGAGAGATGTGCATGGCTTGAAATTCAGGGAGGAAAATCAGTTAGGGGTTTTATCATGAAGAGGAATCTAAAACGCTAACAATGTTTGGAGTCTAACACTAAGgcatttggagtttttttttttttttaaaaaaaaatggagcctTAATTCTaggttgaaataaaaataataatttatctgATAACTCTCTTATGggctttaacttatttattgagtttaaaaatatatccgTAATTTATCCCTTaaaatataggatcgggtcGTTAATTTTCAGACAACACATTGTATTAGAACATAGTACTAAAGAGCTGTAGAACATTTCACGTACttaaaataactgttttaaatctcatatttgCTCAATTCAGAAAGAAAATGCAGCAAAATAAGCACATGTCTACATcaatcatgatagaaaatacttcattcttatatagatttcatgagtatgcagaaCACTTATTCGAGGTTGTTTTCAAGTTCCTTtccaaacaaacatgcatattttcaaatcaaCCTCAGTCATTTTTCgtttatgcaaagtttagtataggaatcccgcttacttGACTCTTGTCGTGTATAAGTTATGCCTTCGGTCCGTCCTATAACAGTAATGACAACCTAAAACAATAAACATTTACCAAACAATTAATAACCCAAACAAGTATACTACTAAGCATATTTAATAAAACCCCCTAACTACTTTTTAATCCAAAATCCACCATAAAATAAACCTAAACAGCCACCTCTTCAAACTATCAATATTTACAACCAACAAGAACAAAATAATCTCCACCCAACAGTCACTTATCAAACTGTATAGCTTTATAATAATCCACCCCATAACATCACGACAAACTAGTCACGTAAAGCTCCAAACAGCCAACCATTACTTCTGGCCAGCCACATACAAGAACACAACACCGTTTATAGATCCAACCATTCAAACATAACCCCATTAAAAATTTCCAGCAGCTTCCATCATTCTTATCACACATAACAACTCTCGACAATCTCCTTAAACTCAAACAAATCAGCACACAACACCAATGCAACCAACCTATAAATCACAATATCCTAATAACTATCATTCATTAAACTTTCAGCAAGCACACTTTACTCATTTAGCGCACGTAATTGACCAATCAAGTCTAATACCAGGTGAAGTGTCATACCTAGTGTCGTGAAGTGGTCGATAAAATAAGCTAACTGGGCGATGATGTCTGAAATCGTACGTACAGTCCTATGAACTAGCACACAATGCTACTATCCAGTTTTGTATTCAACAATAACATATGATGGAAATGATTTGATAGATGAAACCTTACTGATGTTCCGCTAAAAGTCTGACAACTGGTTGATGTCAACTGACAGAAACAAAACACTCGAACCAGGGGTTTCCCATAGCTACTCAGTggaaaagaaatcaaataaatttttgagaggtaaaattgaaataaaccCATAGTTATTGGTGAAGAGATGAAGTTAatgagggggagagggaggtcTGGAACTTAAAGAGGCAAAAGTGCAGTGGCTTACCGGCTTGGGGCGTTCAACAACGGTGATGACCGTGGTGTGTGGCACTGCTCGACGAGGTGAGACTATCTATGACAAAGATTGTGAGTATGATTCAACATGTGTGTGTGATTAGTGTGAGAATCCGTGTGTGAGTGTatgaacgaaaaaaaaaaaaaaacaaaccatgAGAGAAAACTAGAAATTAaaagatgaagaggaagagcTTACCAGTGTGGAACAAAAATCAATCAGTAATGGCCCTTGATGGTGGAGGTGCATAGCTGGGAGGTGGTGAACTGCTCTACGAAGGGAAACTGTGAGGATCGAATACCAATCGtaattgaagagaaaaagaaaaagaaaaacaaagctaATAGTAAGAGGGATTTGAGTAAATGGGAGGGAAGGAAGAAATTAAAACTGTGTGGATGTGAGGAAGATGGAGATCGGGGTGGAGTAGTGTTCTGGTTGAAGAAACTGAATAGAGGGAGAAAAATCTAGGCGTGGGGAGGGAAAATCGTGAGGAGTTTTTGgggagaagaagaacaagaactGAAGGGGAAGGCACTCACCCAGAACGACAATGTCTGGTTTCAAGGGTTGGGTTGTCGTGGACCTGGGCCTGGGCCTTGAGCCTGGATaatacatcctccccccttataAACATGTTGTCCTCAGAATTTGTCACAAGTTACAATATCTTTATTAAACAACTGTGGATATTTGACTTGTATCTCATCTTCTAATTCCCAAGAGGCTTCCctgatagcatgattattccataCCACTTTAACTAAGGGGATGGTTCGATTCCATAGCActtgttcttttctctctacAATTTGCGCTGGCTCTTTTGTATAAGTCAGATTTTCCTGAATTTGAAGTGGCTCGTAGTCAATAATGTGGGTGGGGTCAGGTATATACTTCCTCAGCATAGATATACGAAATACATCATGTACCCCTGAGAGTGCTGGTGGTAGGGCTACCTTGTAAGCCACTGGGACAATctgatcaagaatctcaaaggGCCTGACATATCTAGGACTCAACTTacccttctttccaaatctcatgACCCCTCTCATTGGTGCAATCCTCAAGAATACCTTATCTCCGAATTCAATTTCTAATTGGCAACGACGATTATCTGCATAGTTGTTCTGTTGACTCTGAGCTGCTCTCATTTGGCTCAAATGGTCTCTATCTTCTTAGTTGTTTTCTGTATGATTTCAGGACCCAAAATTTGTCTTTCTCCCACCTCATTCCAATCAAGGGAGATCTACAACTCCTACCATATAATGCGTCATATGGTGTCATCCCAATGGTAGCCTGGTAGCTGTTGTTATAAGCAAACTCGAACAAAGGCAAGTATCATATCTAGGTTCCCATGAAATCCAGCATACACACCCTCAACTTgtcttccaaaatttgaatggtCCTTTCTGACTGACTATCTGTCTGTGGGTGAAAAGTAGTGCTGAAATTTAACCTAGTGCCTATGGCCCTATAAATTTTGCCAAAATTTTGAAGTGAAACGAGGATCCCTATCCGA includes:
- the LOC121236579 gene encoding uncharacterized protein LOC121236579 — its product is MRAAQSQQNNYADNRRCQLEIEFGDKVFLRIAPMRGVMRFGKKGKLSPRYVRPFEILDQIVPVAYKVALPPALSGVHDVFRISMLRKYIPDPTHIIDYEPLQIQENLTYTKEPAQIVERKEQVLWNRTIPLVKVVWNNHAIREASWELEDEIQVKYPQLFNKDIVTCDKF